In Streptomyces sp. NBC_01707, a genomic segment contains:
- a CDS encoding crotonase/enoyl-CoA hydratase family protein has translation MGGTEHLTVQREGATLVLTLNRPEAKNALSLPMLVGLYDGWLAADEDDGIRSVVLTGAGGSFCAGMDLKALAGKGMEGEQYRDRMTADPDLHWKAMLRHHRPRKPVIAAVEGHCVAGGTEILQGTDIRIAGASATFGLFEVKRGLFPIGGSTVRLPRQIARTHALEMLLTGRPYSADEAARIGLIGRVVPDGTALEQALDVAERINACGPLAVEAVKASVYETAEMTETDGLAAELKRGWPVFATADAKEGARAFAEKRPPVFRRA, from the coding sequence ATGGGTGGTACGGAACACCTCACCGTGCAGCGCGAAGGCGCCACACTGGTGCTCACCCTGAACAGGCCGGAGGCGAAGAACGCGCTCTCGCTGCCGATGCTGGTCGGGCTGTACGACGGCTGGCTGGCCGCGGACGAGGACGACGGCATACGTTCCGTCGTCCTCACCGGCGCAGGAGGCTCCTTCTGCGCCGGCATGGACCTCAAGGCCCTGGCGGGCAAGGGCATGGAGGGCGAGCAGTACCGGGACCGGATGACGGCCGACCCCGACCTGCACTGGAAGGCGATGCTGCGCCACCACCGCCCCCGCAAGCCGGTCATCGCCGCCGTCGAGGGGCACTGCGTGGCGGGTGGAACCGAGATTCTTCAGGGCACCGATATCCGTATCGCCGGTGCGAGCGCCACATTCGGGCTCTTCGAGGTCAAGCGGGGACTGTTCCCCATCGGTGGCTCGACGGTACGGCTGCCGCGCCAGATAGCCCGCACCCATGCCCTCGAGATGCTCCTCACCGGACGCCCGTACAGCGCCGACGAAGCAGCCCGCATCGGGCTGATCGGCAGAGTCGTCCCCGACGGCACCGCACTGGAACAGGCCCTCGACGTCGCCGAGCGGATCAACGCCTGCGGTCCGCTCGCCGTCGAGGCCGTCAAGGCCTCCGTGTACGAGACCGCCGAGATGACCGAGACCGACGGGCTCGCCGCCGAGCTGAAGCGCGGCTGGCCGGTATTCGCGACCGCCGACGCCAAGGAAGGCGCCCGCGCCTTCGCCGAGAAGCGCCCGCCCGTCTTCCGGCGCGCCTGA
- a CDS encoding acyl-CoA synthetase: MEYNLADLFESVVDAVPDREALVYLDHPGTGAERRLTYAELDGAANRIAHHLIDAGLTPGEHLGLHLYNGIEYLQTVLACLKARIVPVNVNYRYVEDELVYLYRDADLTALVFDAEFDERVAAAAPRAPELRHLVRVGTPAAGAPGPDAVAFADADAAGDPGRGFSPRSGDDQFIIYTGGTTGMPKGVMWRQEDLFFSGLGGGAPTGDPVKTPQELAERVAAGGDGITFFPTPPLMHGTSTLTAFIGFNFGQRVVVHRKFVPEEVLRTIEKEKVTSVSLVGDAMLRPLIDALRGPLKGTDCSSLFSVSSSGAIMSDSVRAEFQSLVPTVMLLNNFGSSESGFNGTATADSGPQNGFRIQVNSRTAVVDPATYDPVAPGEPGRIAQRGHVPLGYYNDPRKTAETFFRRDGERWVLLGDMATVDADGIVTVLGRGSQCINTGGEKVYPEEVEQALKSHPDVYDALVAGVPDERWGSHVAAVVQLREGAAEPSLDEVQAHCRSRLAGYKIPRQLVIAPHIQRSPSGKADYRWARSIVAPGRGPRTPGLGSQD; encoded by the coding sequence GTGGAGTACAACCTTGCCGACCTGTTCGAGTCGGTCGTCGACGCGGTCCCGGATCGCGAGGCGCTCGTGTATCTCGACCATCCCGGTACGGGTGCCGAGCGGCGGCTCACCTATGCGGAGCTGGACGGCGCCGCCAACCGGATCGCCCACCATCTGATCGACGCGGGTCTGACCCCCGGCGAGCACCTCGGGCTCCATCTCTACAACGGCATCGAGTACCTCCAGACCGTACTGGCCTGCCTCAAGGCGCGCATCGTGCCGGTCAACGTCAACTATCGGTATGTGGAAGACGAGTTGGTCTACCTCTACCGGGATGCGGATCTGACGGCCCTGGTCTTCGACGCCGAGTTCGACGAGCGGGTCGCGGCCGCCGCGCCGAGGGCACCCGAGCTCCGCCACCTCGTACGGGTCGGCACGCCGGCGGCGGGCGCGCCGGGTCCGGATGCCGTGGCGTTCGCCGACGCCGACGCGGCCGGGGATCCCGGGCGCGGTTTCTCGCCCCGATCGGGCGACGACCAGTTCATCATCTACACCGGTGGCACCACGGGCATGCCCAAGGGTGTGATGTGGCGCCAGGAGGACCTCTTCTTCTCCGGTCTCGGCGGCGGCGCGCCGACCGGTGACCCGGTGAAGACCCCGCAGGAGCTGGCCGAGCGGGTCGCCGCGGGCGGCGACGGCATCACCTTCTTCCCCACTCCCCCGCTGATGCACGGAACGTCGACGCTGACCGCGTTCATCGGGTTCAACTTCGGTCAGCGGGTCGTCGTCCACCGCAAGTTCGTGCCGGAGGAGGTGCTCCGTACGATCGAGAAGGAGAAGGTCACCAGCGTGTCTCTGGTCGGCGACGCGATGCTGCGACCGCTGATCGACGCGCTGAGGGGGCCCCTGAAGGGCACCGACTGCTCGTCACTGTTCTCCGTATCCAGCTCGGGCGCGATCATGTCCGACTCGGTGCGCGCGGAGTTCCAGTCGCTGGTGCCCACCGTGATGCTGCTCAACAACTTCGGCTCGTCGGAGTCCGGCTTCAACGGCACCGCGACGGCCGACTCCGGTCCGCAGAACGGGTTCCGCATCCAGGTCAACTCCCGTACGGCCGTCGTCGACCCGGCGACGTACGATCCGGTGGCGCCGGGCGAGCCGGGCCGCATCGCCCAGCGGGGCCACGTACCGCTCGGCTACTACAACGACCCGCGCAAGACCGCGGAGACGTTCTTCCGCAGGGACGGGGAGCGATGGGTGCTGCTCGGCGACATGGCCACCGTCGACGCGGACGGCATCGTCACCGTGCTCGGCCGCGGCTCGCAGTGCATCAACACCGGGGGCGAGAAGGTGTACCCGGAGGAGGTCGAACAGGCGCTCAAGTCCCATCCGGACGTGTACGACGCGCTCGTCGCCGGGGTGCCCGACGAACGGTGGGGAAGCCACGTGGCGGCGGTGGTGCAACTGCGCGAGGGAGCGGCCGAACCCTCGCTCGACGAGGTCCAGGCGCACTGCCGGAGCCGTCTAGCCGGGTACAAGATCCCCCGGCAGCTGGTGATCGCCCCACACATCCAGCGCTCACCCAGCGGCAAGGCCGACTACCGGTGGGCCCGCTCGATCGTCGCGCCCGGCCGCGGACCGCGGACACCCGGCCTCGGATCGCAGGACTGA
- a CDS encoding NosD domain-containing protein: MEKRHTKQLLCLAVAASAVGAAVPACTAAASRSVDSPVVRVVRPGHSIQAAVDAARSGDTIDIRPGTYHESVLIKKARLTLRGAKAGTVLMPPATGAKAANACAKAGNGICVQGTSKHPVDGVRIRSLTVSGFKKNGVWASWTDGLSVRQVTSRSNGVWGIAQERSTRSDLRDNTARSNGDAGIFVANTVDEEGGATDTRGTKVQGNTLTDNRIGLTARRVRNLSIHNNTLTGNCSGVFVVGDEGKPQAGAMSIHDNHVTKNNKYCVKTERLPAIQGSGIILTGTVDTDVRSNTVENNVGATPLSGGIVLFKSFVGAHNTGNTISDNRATGNKPADLTNQETTQRNSFARNVCATSAPAGMC, from the coding sequence ATGGAGAAACGTCACACCAAACAGCTCTTGTGCCTCGCCGTGGCCGCCAGCGCCGTGGGTGCCGCTGTGCCGGCCTGCACCGCGGCCGCCTCCCGTTCCGTGGATTCCCCAGTCGTGCGCGTGGTGCGTCCGGGTCACTCGATCCAGGCCGCGGTGGACGCCGCCCGGTCGGGTGACACCATCGACATCCGGCCCGGCACCTATCACGAGAGTGTCCTGATCAAGAAGGCTCGCCTGACCCTGCGGGGCGCCAAGGCCGGGACGGTGCTCATGCCGCCCGCGACCGGGGCCAAGGCGGCCAACGCCTGCGCGAAGGCCGGAAACGGCATCTGCGTCCAGGGCACGTCAAAACACCCCGTCGACGGGGTACGCATCCGCTCGCTGACCGTCTCCGGATTCAAGAAGAACGGAGTCTGGGCCTCCTGGACCGACGGGCTGTCGGTCCGGCAGGTGACGTCCCGGTCCAACGGCGTCTGGGGCATCGCCCAGGAACGGTCCACCCGCTCCGACCTCCGGGACAACACCGCCCGCTCCAACGGCGACGCCGGCATCTTCGTCGCGAACACCGTGGACGAGGAGGGTGGCGCAACCGACACCCGTGGCACCAAGGTCCAGGGCAACACGCTGACGGACAACCGGATCGGCCTCACCGCCCGCCGCGTCCGCAACCTCTCGATCCACAACAACACCCTCACCGGCAACTGCAGCGGTGTCTTCGTCGTCGGCGACGAGGGCAAGCCGCAGGCCGGGGCGATGTCCATCCACGACAACCATGTCACCAAGAACAACAAGTACTGCGTCAAGACCGAGCGACTGCCCGCGATCCAGGGGTCCGGGATCATCCTCACCGGCACCGTGGACACCGATGTGCGCTCGAACACCGTCGAGAACAACGTGGGCGCCACCCCGCTCTCCGGCGGGATCGTGCTGTTCAAGAGCTTCGTGGGCGCTCACAACACCGGCAACACCATCAGCGACAACCGGGCGACCGGCAACAAGCCGGCGGACCTGACCAACCAGGAAACCACACAGCGCAACAGCTTCGCCCGCAACGTATGCGCGACGTCCGCACCGGCCGGAATGTGCTGA
- a CDS encoding methyltransferase, whose amino-acid sequence MTTVSTTPITTTPITPHPGMRLREIVFGAACAAAVRAAARLGVADALGETSTGAEELAAQLSVEPMPLKRLLRTLSCYGIFAETEDGKFVHTDMSRLLREDDPNSLRYISLWCTEPWTWEVWPRLDDAVRTGRSVFPEVFGKGFFDYLHQDAHESAQVFNRAMTTSSMQSALEVAELLDLAEVSEVADIGGGQGHVLASLLEKHPSVRGTLMDLPGVVARADARLRDGGPLAGRTRIVAGDCREEIPVQADLYIIKNILEWDDDSTRRTLRNVMTAARPGARVVIIENLVDDTPSMRFTTAMDLLLLLNVGGAKHTRESLMSRMTEAGLIVGDISPVNAYLHAFECAVPA is encoded by the coding sequence ATGACCACCGTGAGCACCACCCCCATCACCACCACCCCCATCACCCCGCATCCGGGGATGCGACTGCGCGAGATCGTCTTCGGCGCGGCCTGCGCCGCCGCCGTGCGTGCGGCGGCCCGGCTGGGCGTCGCCGACGCGCTCGGAGAGACCTCCACCGGCGCGGAGGAGCTCGCGGCCCAGCTGAGCGTCGAGCCGATGCCGCTGAAGCGTCTGCTGCGCACCCTGTCCTGCTACGGGATCTTCGCCGAGACCGAGGACGGCAAGTTCGTCCACACCGACATGTCCCGGCTGCTGCGGGAGGACGATCCGAACAGCCTGCGGTACATCTCGCTGTGGTGCACCGAGCCCTGGACCTGGGAGGTCTGGCCCCGTCTGGACGACGCTGTGCGCACCGGCAGAAGCGTCTTCCCCGAGGTGTTCGGAAAGGGGTTCTTCGACTACCTGCACCAGGACGCGCACGAGTCGGCCCAGGTCTTCAACCGGGCCATGACCACCTCCAGCATGCAGTCCGCGCTGGAGGTCGCCGAACTCCTCGACCTCGCCGAGGTGTCCGAGGTCGCCGACATCGGCGGCGGTCAGGGACACGTGCTCGCCAGCCTGCTGGAGAAGCACCCGTCGGTCCGCGGCACGCTGATGGATCTGCCCGGCGTGGTGGCGCGGGCCGACGCACGGCTTCGCGACGGCGGTCCGCTCGCCGGACGGACCCGCATCGTCGCCGGGGACTGCCGCGAGGAGATCCCTGTCCAGGCCGACCTCTACATCATCAAGAACATCCTGGAATGGGACGACGACAGCACCCGCAGGACGCTGCGCAACGTGATGACGGCCGCCCGCCCGGGTGCGCGGGTCGTGATCATCGAGAACCTGGTCGACGACACGCCGTCGATGCGGTTCACCACGGCCATGGATCTGCTGCTGCTCCTCAATGTCGGCGGAGCGAAGCACACCAGGGAGAGTCTGATGAGCCGGATGACGGAGGCCGGCCTGATCGTCGGCGACATCAGTCCGGTCAATGCGTATCTGCACGCATTCGAATGCGCCGTCCCCGCCTGA
- a CDS encoding TcmI family type II polyketide cyclase — protein sequence MHHALIVARMAPDSAPDIAELFAASDGSELPHLVGVTRRKLFQFGDVYLHLIESDRPPGPEIAKVHQHPEFQDLSDKLTAFISPYDPKTWRGPKDAMAHEFYRWERDSTA from the coding sequence ATGCACCATGCTCTGATCGTCGCCCGTATGGCGCCGGATTCGGCGCCGGACATCGCCGAACTGTTCGCCGCCTCGGACGGCAGCGAACTGCCGCACCTCGTCGGCGTCACCCGGCGCAAGCTGTTCCAGTTCGGTGACGTGTACCTGCATCTGATCGAGTCCGACCGCCCGCCCGGTCCGGAGATCGCCAAGGTGCACCAGCACCCGGAGTTCCAGGATCTCAGCGACAAGCTCACCGCTTTCATCAGCCCGTACGACCCGAAGACCTGGCGTGGTCCGAAGGACGCGATGGCGCACGAGTTCTATCGGTGGGAGCGGGACTCCACCGCCTGA
- a CDS encoding SRPBCC family protein produces the protein MSGHTENEITIAAPLDLVWDVTNDLENWPRLFSEYASVEVLERDGERTKFRLTMHPDENDKVWSWVSERTTDRAARTVIARRVEPGPFQHMNIRWVYSEVPGGTKLHWQQDFAMRPDAPVDDAWMTDNINRNSRVQMELIRDKIEQRDRERRTAPVSAR, from the coding sequence GTGTCCGGACACACCGAGAACGAGATCACCATCGCCGCCCCCCTGGACCTCGTCTGGGACGTGACGAACGACCTCGAGAACTGGCCGCGCCTGTTCAGCGAGTACGCATCCGTCGAGGTCCTCGAGCGGGACGGCGAGAGGACGAAGTTCCGGCTGACCATGCACCCCGACGAGAACGACAAGGTCTGGAGCTGGGTCTCCGAGCGCACCACCGACCGCGCCGCGCGGACGGTCATCGCCCGCCGGGTCGAGCCCGGCCCCTTCCAGCACATGAACATCCGCTGGGTGTACTCGGAGGTCCCCGGCGGCACCAAGCTGCACTGGCAGCAGGACTTCGCGATGCGGCCCGACGCACCCGTCGACGACGCGTGGATGACCGACAACATCAACCGCAACTCCCGCGTCCAGATGGAACTCATCCGGGACAAGATCGAGCAGCGCGACCGTGAGCGGCGCACCGCCCCCGTCAGCGCCCGCTGA
- a CDS encoding acyl carrier protein, translating to MTNPLTYQELAALMKKGAGVTVDPSDMESRPASGFDEFGLDSLGLLGIVGVLENRHGQALPADADRCKTPREFLDLVNNTLVTGA from the coding sequence ATGACCAATCCACTGACGTACCAGGAGCTGGCCGCGCTGATGAAGAAGGGCGCGGGAGTCACCGTCGACCCGAGCGACATGGAGAGCCGGCCCGCGTCCGGCTTCGACGAGTTCGGCCTGGACTCGCTCGGCCTCCTCGGCATCGTGGGTGTGCTGGAGAACCGGCACGGCCAGGCGCTCCCCGCCGACGCGGACCGCTGCAAGACCCCCCGCGAATTCCTCGACCTGGTCAACAACACCCTCGTGACAGGAGCCTGA
- a CDS encoding ketosynthase chain-length factor produces MNVREARRTVVTGIGVVAPNGTTTESFWKMTLEGVNVLDRVTREGCEHLPLRVAGEVRGFDPVALVEERYLVQTDRFTHFAMAAADLALDDARLGRADYENAPFGVGVVTAAGSGGGEFGQRELQRLWGQGSKYVGPYQSIAWFYAASTGQISIRGGFKGPCAVVASDEAGGLDALAHAARTIRRGADAVVVGAAEAPLAPYSVVCQLGYEDLSVCDDPAQAYRPFTADACGFVPAEGGAMLVVEEEGAVLRRGAKVRAELAGHAATFTGASRWAESREGLSRAISGALREADCAPEEIDVIFADALGVPAADRAEALAIADALGAHGRRVPVTAPKSGIGRAYCGAPVLDVAAAVLAMEDGLIPPTPNVVDVCHDLDVVTGRARPAELRTALVLSRGLMGSNAAIVLRHPTDTHA; encoded by the coding sequence ATGAACGTCCGAGAGGCCCGGCGCACCGTCGTCACGGGCATTGGTGTCGTCGCCCCCAACGGCACGACCACGGAATCGTTCTGGAAGATGACGCTGGAAGGGGTGAACGTCCTCGACCGCGTCACTCGCGAAGGCTGCGAACATCTGCCCCTGCGAGTCGCCGGCGAGGTCCGGGGCTTCGACCCGGTGGCGCTGGTGGAGGAACGTTACCTCGTACAGACCGACCGGTTCACGCACTTCGCGATGGCCGCGGCGGATCTCGCGCTCGACGACGCCCGGCTCGGCCGGGCCGACTACGAGAACGCCCCGTTCGGCGTAGGCGTGGTGACCGCTGCCGGGTCGGGCGGCGGCGAGTTCGGCCAGCGCGAACTGCAACGGCTGTGGGGTCAGGGGTCCAAGTACGTCGGCCCCTACCAGTCCATCGCCTGGTTCTACGCCGCCAGCACCGGCCAGATCTCCATCCGGGGCGGTTTCAAGGGGCCGTGCGCCGTAGTCGCCAGCGACGAGGCGGGTGGCCTGGACGCGCTGGCGCACGCCGCCCGGACCATCCGCCGCGGCGCCGACGCGGTGGTCGTCGGCGCGGCCGAGGCTCCCCTGGCCCCTTACTCGGTCGTCTGCCAGCTCGGGTACGAGGACCTGAGTGTCTGCGACGACCCCGCACAGGCGTACCGCCCCTTCACCGCCGACGCCTGCGGCTTCGTGCCGGCCGAGGGCGGCGCCATGCTCGTGGTCGAGGAAGAGGGAGCGGTACTGCGCCGCGGGGCCAAGGTCCGGGCCGAACTGGCGGGCCATGCGGCGACGTTCACCGGGGCGTCCCGGTGGGCGGAGTCCAGGGAGGGTCTGTCCCGGGCGATCAGCGGTGCGCTCCGGGAGGCCGACTGCGCGCCGGAGGAGATCGACGTGATCTTCGCGGACGCGCTCGGAGTACCCGCGGCCGACCGGGCCGAGGCGCTCGCCATCGCCGACGCGCTCGGCGCGCACGGCAGGCGCGTACCGGTCACGGCGCCCAAGAGCGGGATCGGCAGGGCCTACTGCGGAGCGCCGGTGCTTGACGTGGCTGCCGCGGTGCTGGCCATGGAGGACGGACTGATACCGCCCACCCCCAATGTGGTCGACGTGTGCCACGACCTCGACGTGGTCACCGGCCGGGCACGCCCCGCCGAGCTGCGGACGGCGCTCGTGCTGAGCCGCGGCCTCATGGGTTCGAACGCGGCGATTGTGCTGCGGCACCCCACCGACACCCACGCGTGA
- a CDS encoding beta-ketoacyl-[acyl-carrier-protein] synthase family protein yields MTRRVAVTGVGVVAPGGIGAPAFWDLLANGRTATRGITLFDPAGFRSRIAAECDFDPAEHGLDEGEIARADRYIQFALVAAREALGDAGLDLEKVDPWRIGVSLGTAVGGTTRLEHDYVAVSGSGARWDVDPRPAGRHLERAFSPSSLASAVAEEVGAHGPVQTVSTGCTSGLDAIGYAFQSIEEGRVDVCIAGASDSPITPITVACFDAIKATSANNSDPEHASRPFDARRDGFVMGEGGAVLVLEELEHARARGATVYCEIAGYSTFGNAYHMTGLTPEGLEMAEAINQALGHARIDGSEIDYVNAHGSGTKQNDRHETAAVKRALGAHAYDVPMSSIKSMVGHSLGAIGAIEIAACVLALVNQTVPPTANYETPDPECDLDYVPRTARPMKLRSVLSVGSGFGGFQSAVALTRRGGRTR; encoded by the coding sequence ATGACGCGGCGCGTGGCGGTCACCGGGGTCGGCGTCGTCGCCCCGGGCGGAATCGGCGCGCCGGCCTTCTGGGACCTCCTCGCGAACGGGCGCACCGCGACACGGGGCATCACCCTCTTCGACCCGGCCGGGTTCCGCTCCCGGATCGCCGCCGAGTGCGACTTCGACCCGGCGGAGCACGGTCTCGACGAGGGGGAGATCGCCCGCGCGGACCGGTACATCCAGTTCGCGCTGGTCGCCGCCAGGGAAGCTCTCGGCGACGCGGGTCTCGACCTGGAGAAGGTGGATCCGTGGCGGATCGGGGTCTCGCTCGGGACGGCAGTGGGTGGCACCACCCGACTGGAGCACGACTACGTCGCCGTCAGCGGCAGCGGCGCCCGCTGGGACGTCGACCCCCGCCCGGCGGGCCGGCATCTGGAGCGGGCCTTCTCGCCCAGCTCCCTCGCCTCGGCGGTGGCCGAGGAGGTCGGCGCGCACGGCCCGGTGCAGACCGTTTCGACGGGCTGCACCTCCGGCCTCGACGCGATCGGGTACGCATTCCAGTCCATCGAGGAGGGCCGCGTCGACGTATGCATCGCCGGCGCGTCCGACTCGCCGATCACCCCCATCACGGTGGCCTGTTTCGACGCGATCAAGGCGACCTCGGCGAACAACAGCGACCCGGAGCACGCCTCCCGGCCGTTCGACGCCCGTCGGGACGGCTTCGTCATGGGCGAGGGCGGAGCCGTCCTCGTCCTGGAGGAGCTGGAACACGCCCGCGCCCGCGGCGCGACCGTGTACTGCGAGATCGCCGGCTACTCCACCTTCGGAAACGCCTACCACATGACCGGGCTGACCCCCGAGGGACTGGAGATGGCCGAGGCCATCAACCAGGCCCTCGGTCACGCCCGTATCGACGGTTCGGAGATCGACTACGTCAACGCGCACGGCTCCGGCACGAAGCAGAACGACCGTCACGAGACGGCCGCGGTGAAACGGGCCCTGGGCGCGCACGCCTACGACGTGCCCATGAGCTCCATCAAGTCCATGGTCGGTCACTCACTCGGTGCCATCGGTGCCATCGAGATCGCCGCCTGCGTCCTCGCGCTGGTCAACCAGACAGTGCCGCCGACGGCGAACTACGAGACCCCCGACCCCGAATGCGACCTCGACTACGTGCCGCGTACCGCACGTCCCATGAAGCTGCGCAGCGTCCTGTCGGTCGGCAGCGGCTTCGGGGGTTTCCAGTCCGCGGTGGCCCTGACCAGAAGAGGCGGGAGGACACGATGA
- a CDS encoding cupin domain-containing protein — protein sequence MTTHRPRIVDLSETQPNRRRGGDLRAMLTPTAVGATSGFMGLAIVQPGDRIGEHYHPYSEEFVYVVNGLLEVDLDGEPHALRPDQGLLIPPHVRHRFRNVGDVEARMVFHLGPLAPRPELGHVDTEHTETADRAAPPERAEAAS from the coding sequence ATGACCACGCACCGGCCACGCATCGTGGACCTCAGTGAGACCCAGCCCAACCGCAGGCGCGGAGGCGATCTGCGCGCCATGCTCACGCCGACAGCGGTGGGCGCCACCAGCGGCTTCATGGGGCTGGCCATCGTGCAGCCCGGCGACCGCATCGGAGAGCACTATCACCCGTACTCCGAGGAGTTCGTGTACGTCGTGAACGGTCTTCTGGAGGTGGACCTGGACGGTGAACCGCATGCCCTGCGGCCCGACCAGGGTCTGCTGATCCCTCCGCACGTACGCCACCGCTTCCGCAACGTGGGCGATGTGGAAGCGCGCATGGTGTTCCATCTCGGCCCGCTCGCCCCGCGGCCGGAACTCGGCCACGTCGACACCGAGCACACCGAGACAGCGGACCGGGCCGCGCCGCCAGAACGAGCCGAGGCCGCTTCATGA
- a CDS encoding SchA/CurD-like domain-containing protein translates to MTTLSERISQSAFDGSRLRIVLLLDLHDGAQKQFLEAYEDMRNQVASVPGHISDQLCQSIENPSQWLITSEWESAPPFLAWVNSEEHVKTVQPLHSCVRDTRSLRYSILRETGSAFDALPESAKGGLQASPRLGDGVVRHALTFTVRPGTEEIVAKILADYDSPQSRVDEHTRLRRTSLFMHGNRVVRAVEVEGDLLAALRHVSRQPEVRAVEEAINPYLEQDRDLTDPNSARMFFTRAALPTVHHVTRGRHNPAEIRRHALFYQAKEGCGMALARLLAGYDEEAADDTTSPIDSSTIFQRDDIVVRLLEAVGPLDAQAAQAVGVDGPGKVARLGRLLDEDANAVPTNDREISRFITHAEMKLITDRRAAES, encoded by the coding sequence ATGACCACCCTCTCGGAACGGATCTCGCAGTCCGCCTTCGACGGCTCCAGGCTGCGGATCGTTCTGCTGCTCGATCTGCACGACGGAGCCCAGAAGCAATTCCTGGAGGCGTATGAGGACATGCGCAACCAAGTGGCATCCGTCCCCGGACACATCAGCGACCAGCTGTGCCAGTCGATCGAGAACCCCTCCCAATGGCTCATCACCAGCGAATGGGAGAGCGCGCCGCCCTTCCTCGCCTGGGTCAACAGCGAGGAACACGTCAAGACGGTCCAGCCCCTGCACAGCTGCGTACGCGACACCCGCTCGCTGCGCTACAGCATCCTGCGCGAGACCGGCAGCGCCTTCGACGCGTTGCCCGAGTCGGCCAAGGGCGGCCTGCAGGCCTCGCCGCGGCTGGGTGACGGCGTGGTCCGCCACGCGCTCACGTTCACCGTCAGGCCGGGCACCGAGGAGATCGTCGCCAAGATCCTCGCCGACTACGACTCACCGCAGTCCCGGGTCGACGAGCACACCCGGCTGCGCCGGACCTCGCTGTTCATGCACGGCAACCGTGTCGTACGGGCGGTGGAGGTCGAGGGCGACCTCCTCGCGGCGCTGCGCCACGTCTCCCGGCAGCCCGAGGTCAGGGCCGTCGAGGAAGCCATCAACCCGTACCTGGAGCAGGACCGGGACCTCACCGATCCCAACTCCGCCCGGATGTTCTTCACCCGAGCGGCGCTCCCCACGGTCCACCACGTGACGAGGGGCCGGCACAACCCCGCCGAGATCCGCCGGCACGCGCTCTTCTACCAGGCCAAGGAGGGCTGCGGCATGGCGCTCGCCCGGCTCCTCGCGGGCTACGACGAAGAGGCCGCCGACGACACGACGAGCCCGATCGACAGCAGCACCATCTTCCAGCGCGACGACATCGTCGTCCGGCTCCTCGAAGCCGTCGGCCCGCTCGACGCCCAGGCGGCCCAGGCCGTCGGTGTCGACGGCCCCGGCAAGGTGGCCAGACTCGGACGCCTCCTCGACGAGGACGCCAACGCCGTCCCCACGAACGACCGGGAGATCTCCCGCTTCATCACGCATGCCGAGATGAAGCTGATCACCGATCGGCGGGCCGCGGAGTCCTGA